The stretch of DNA AGAAGCGGATCATGGGGTGAGTCCTTCAGTTTTGTTGTGCGCCGCGCATGCGCAGCTTGTCGAGCACCGGGAGCAGTTCCGCCGGATCGGGGCGCTGGGTGTAGTCGGGATTGACCTCGGCATAGGCAATGATGCCGTCGGTTCCGATCACGTACCGCGCCGGCATGGGCAGCACCCAGGCCGGATCGTCGTTGAACGTCGGCAGGTCGTTCTTGAAACCCTTATAAAGCACCACAAGGTAGTCCGGCAGGGAAAACCTTAGTCCGAACGCGGCCGCTACACGGCTTTTCTCATCGCTCAAGATGGGAAAGTCCAGGCCGTTTTCGCGCTGAGACTTGCGGCTGTTGGACGCGGTCTGGGGCGATAAGGCGACGACCTGCGCGCCCCGGGCCTCGATCTGC from Bordetella sp. FB-8 encodes:
- a CDS encoding peroxiredoxin-like family protein, which gives rise to MSLQDRLDALKADFEGGKRAFKPSPEVLDIMHRATAELIASGQALNASKAGDKAPEFTLKDPDGRLISSADLLAKGPLVVSFYRGVWCPYCNLELQALQAALPQIEARGAQVVALSPQTASNSRKSQRENGLDFPILSDEKSRVAAAFGLRFSLPDYLVVLYKGFKNDLPTFNDDPAWVLPMPARYVIGTDGIIAYAEVNPDYTQRPDPAELLPVLDKLRMRGAQQN